In Prosthecochloris sp. GSB1, the following proteins share a genomic window:
- the dsrP gene encoding sulfate reduction electron transfer complex DsrMKJOP subunit DsrP → MIEKALKGNRSYWAWVALLLVCIGIGLSAWGRQMSLGLGVTGMGRDISWGVYIAQFTFLVGVAASAVMVVLPYYLHNQKAFSKIVIVGEFLAVSATVMCMLFILADMGKPQRVLNVLRYPSPHSMVFWDVIVLNGYLLLNLVSGWAVLGAERKGVAPPSWTKALIYLSIPWAFSIHTVTAFLYAGNPGRHLWLTAVLAPRFLASAFAAGTAILILISFILKKTSGFDAGQEARAKLTVLAAYAGVANIFLLGTEFFTAFYSNVPAHMHSLQYLFFGLDGKGQFVPWMWLSLVTGVASVLVLLAPRLRSRTGWLVAACTGLVFSIWIDKGAGLIIGGFIPTPLDEIVVYMPTLTELSVTLGVWAIGLLLLTMLLKVAVAVKTQE, encoded by the coding sequence ATGATCGAGAAAGCGCTGAAAGGCAATCGCTCATACTGGGCATGGGTGGCTCTCCTGCTCGTCTGCATCGGCATCGGTCTCTCCGCCTGGGGACGGCAGATGAGTCTCGGTCTCGGTGTTACCGGCATGGGACGCGACATCAGTTGGGGAGTCTACATCGCCCAGTTCACCTTTCTGGTCGGGGTCGCGGCATCGGCCGTTATGGTGGTGCTTCCCTATTATCTGCACAATCAGAAGGCCTTCTCGAAAATCGTGATCGTCGGAGAATTCCTGGCCGTGTCGGCCACGGTCATGTGCATGCTCTTCATCCTCGCCGACATGGGCAAGCCTCAGCGGGTGCTGAACGTCCTGCGCTATCCGTCGCCGCACTCGATGGTTTTCTGGGACGTCATAGTGCTCAACGGCTACCTGCTGCTCAATCTTGTCAGCGGCTGGGCGGTGCTCGGCGCCGAGCGAAAGGGCGTCGCTCCGCCTTCCTGGACCAAAGCGCTCATCTATCTCTCGATTCCCTGGGCGTTCAGCATTCATACGGTGACCGCGTTTCTCTACGCCGGGAATCCCGGTCGTCACCTCTGGCTCACGGCGGTGCTCGCGCCCCGATTCCTGGCATCGGCATTCGCGGCCGGCACGGCGATCCTGATCCTGATATCCTTCATTCTGAAAAAGACTTCCGGCTTCGACGCAGGCCAGGAGGCGAGAGCGAAGCTCACCGTGCTTGCCGCCTATGCGGGAGTCGCCAACATCTTCCTGCTCGGCACGGAGTTCTTCACCGCTTTCTACAGCAACGTTCCTGCGCACATGCACAGTCTCCAGTACCTCTTTTTCGGCCTCGACGGCAAGGGGCAGTTCGTCCCGTGGATGTGGCTGTCGCTCGTCACCGGCGTGGCATCGGTGCTCGTGCTGCTGGCGCCTCGCCTTCGTTCACGGACAGGATGGCTCGTGGCCGCCTGCACGGGGCTGGTGTTTTCCATCTGGATAGACAAGGGAGCGGGGCTCATCATCGGCGGCTTCATCCCGACGCCTCTCGACGAGATCGTCGTCTACATGCCGACGCTCACCGAACTGTCCGTCACGCTCGGTGTATGGGCGATCGGCCTCCTCCTGCTTACCATGTTGCTCAAGGTTGCCGTAGCTGTCAAGACGCAGGAATGA
- the dsrO gene encoding sulfate reduction electron transfer complex DsrMKJOP subunit DsrO → MNQQRREFLKKAGLGALAGLGAAAGIIPTFALEKTDPSGFPSKPVPGKVRWGMLIDTRNCREGCAECVAACHFTHNVPDFSGTKNEIKWIWKSPYEKAFPTSSLQFPSHDLEEREVLTLCNHCAEPPCTKACPTEATFKRWDGIVSMDYHRCIGCRFCMAACPYGSRSFNWQDPRPGIAEYSKTYPTRERGVVEKCNFCSERLVKGQEPACVEACPGKAITFGDLNDPSSRIRVLLEENETVQRKPELGTLPSVFYII, encoded by the coding sequence ATGAACCAACAACGCAGAGAATTTCTGAAGAAAGCAGGGCTGGGCGCACTTGCCGGCCTCGGAGCGGCCGCGGGCATCATCCCGACCTTCGCCCTGGAAAAGACGGACCCTTCGGGCTTTCCGTCGAAACCGGTTCCGGGCAAGGTCCGGTGGGGAATGCTCATCGATACCAGGAACTGCCGGGAAGGGTGCGCCGAATGCGTGGCCGCATGCCATTTTACCCACAATGTCCCGGATTTCAGCGGAACGAAGAACGAAATCAAATGGATCTGGAAAAGTCCTTATGAAAAAGCCTTTCCGACATCCAGTCTGCAGTTCCCGAGTCATGATCTCGAAGAGCGGGAAGTGCTCACTCTCTGCAACCACTGCGCGGAACCGCCCTGCACGAAAGCCTGTCCCACCGAAGCGACCTTCAAGCGCTGGGACGGTATCGTTTCCATGGACTACCACCGGTGCATCGGCTGCCGTTTTTGCATGGCCGCCTGCCCCTACGGGTCGCGCAGTTTCAATTGGCAGGACCCGAGGCCGGGCATAGCCGAGTACAGCAAAACCTATCCGACCAGGGAACGAGGCGTGGTCGAAAAATGCAACTTCTGCTCTGAGCGTCTCGTCAAAGGTCAGGAACCGGCCTGCGTCGAGGCCTGTCCCGGCAAGGCCATCACGTTCGGGGATCTCAACGATCCTTCATCGCGTATCCGCGTCCTGCTCGAGGAAAACGAAACCGTGCAGCGCAAGCCGGAACTCGGCACGCTGCCCTCTGTCTTCTATATCATCTAA
- a CDS encoding precorrin-2 dehydrogenase/sirohydrochlorin ferrochelatase family protein has protein sequence MKVFLPLNIRVDNRKILFVGGGNIAMHKIQTVERYTRNITILAPEIHADLRGKGFEEIYKTYEKRDLEGFFLVYASTNDNEVNRRIRDDAESLGIMVNVVDNRELSDFISPAVLKEGEMTIAVSSNGENVRKSVEWRNRLREILESGELEAERNE, from the coding sequence ATGAAAGTCTTTCTCCCGCTCAATATCCGCGTCGACAACAGGAAGATCCTTTTCGTCGGCGGCGGCAACATAGCGATGCACAAGATCCAGACCGTCGAGCGTTATACGCGCAATATCACCATTCTCGCCCCGGAAATACATGCCGACCTCAGGGGAAAGGGTTTCGAGGAAATCTACAAGACTTACGAGAAGCGGGATCTCGAAGGTTTCTTTCTTGTCTATGCAAGCACGAACGACAACGAGGTGAACCGCAGGATCCGCGACGACGCCGAATCCCTGGGGATCATGGTCAACGTCGTCGACAATCGCGAACTTTCGGACTTCATCTCTCCGGCCGTGCTGAAGGAAGGCGAGATGACCATAGCCGTCTCCTCGAACGGAGAGAACGTCAGGAAATCGGTCGAATGGCGCAACCGGCTCAGGGAAATTCTCGAATCGGGCGAACTCGAAGCCGAACGTAACGAATAA